Proteins co-encoded in one Streptomyces sp. NBC_01283 genomic window:
- a CDS encoding ABC transporter ATP-binding protein, which produces MIRFEQVSKRYPDGTMAVDELSFEVAEGELVTLVGPSGCGKTTTMMMVNRLIEPTAGRIFVNGENIADVDPVRLRRRIGYVIQQVGLFPHRTILDNTATVPALIGWKKAKARARAAELLDLVGLDPKTYGSRYPEQLSGGQRQRVGVARALAADPPVLLMDEPFGAVDPVVREQLQDEFLRMQATVRKTVLLVTHDIEEAVRLGDRIAVYGQGRIEQYDTPGAVLGTPATPYVAGFVGADRGLKRLSVTEILPEDLEQPTVVRLDEPAAHAAARLREEDARWGVVLDTGGDLHGWVGIDEVALAGEGGRVGDLAHRMKAWVPVGAPLKQAFGVMLQHDAGWVAVLDGARFLGVLTPAKLHEALRRSVDADAQGVPRDQVEFDSVADA; this is translated from the coding sequence ATGATCCGGTTCGAGCAGGTGAGCAAGCGCTACCCGGACGGCACGATGGCCGTGGACGAGCTGTCCTTCGAGGTCGCCGAGGGAGAACTGGTCACGCTCGTCGGACCGTCCGGCTGCGGCAAGACGACCACGATGATGATGGTGAACCGCCTCATCGAGCCGACCGCGGGCCGCATCTTCGTGAACGGCGAGAACATCGCGGACGTCGACCCGGTCCGCCTTCGCCGCCGTATCGGCTATGTCATCCAGCAGGTGGGGCTCTTCCCGCACCGGACGATCCTCGACAACACGGCGACCGTCCCCGCGCTGATCGGCTGGAAGAAGGCGAAGGCACGGGCACGCGCCGCCGAGCTGCTCGACCTGGTGGGCCTCGACCCGAAGACGTACGGCTCCCGTTACCCCGAGCAGTTGTCCGGCGGGCAGCGCCAGCGCGTCGGCGTGGCGCGTGCCCTGGCCGCCGACCCGCCCGTACTCCTCATGGACGAGCCGTTCGGGGCGGTCGACCCGGTGGTGCGCGAGCAGTTGCAGGACGAGTTCCTGCGGATGCAGGCGACGGTCCGCAAGACGGTTCTCCTGGTCACGCACGACATCGAGGAGGCGGTCAGGCTCGGCGACCGGATCGCGGTGTACGGGCAGGGGCGGATCGAGCAGTACGACACCCCCGGGGCGGTGCTCGGCACTCCGGCGACGCCGTACGTCGCCGGGTTCGTGGGCGCCGACCGTGGCCTGAAGCGTCTCTCGGTCACCGAGATCCTGCCGGAGGACCTGGAGCAGCCGACGGTGGTCCGTCTCGACGAGCCCGCCGCACACGCCGCGGCCCGGCTGCGCGAGGAGGATGCCCGCTGGGGCGTCGTCCTGGACACGGGCGGAGATCTGCACGGCTGGGTCGGCATCGACGAGGTGGCCCTCGCCGGAGAGGGCGGCAGAGTAGGCGACCTGGCCCATCGCATGAAGGCGTGGGTCCCGGTGGGCGCCCCCCTGAAGCAGGCGTTCGGCGTCATGCTCCAGCACGACGCGGGCTGGGTCGCGGTCCTCGACGGGGCCCGCTTCCTCGGCGTCCTGACCCCGGCGAAGCTGCACGAGGCCCTGCGCCGCTCGGTGGACGCGGACGCACAGGGCGTGCCCCGGGATCAGGTGGAGTTCGACTCGGTGGCCGACGCCTGA
- a CDS encoding lactate utilization protein C, whose translation MSSRDQILGRVRRALADIPDDKETYAYERAVPRDYLREHGDRTTEQTVELLAENLADYRALVHHCTDEELPELLTRLLAARDARTVLAPPGLPPHWLAATDATSVPDRATSTPHELDDVDSVVTGCAVAVAETGTIVLDGGPDQGRRRITLVPDHHICVVRAPDQVVSSVPQALERLDPARPLTWISGPSATSDIELDRVEGVHGPRTLEVVLVSGV comes from the coding sequence GTGAGCAGCAGGGACCAGATCCTGGGCCGCGTCCGACGGGCGCTGGCGGACATCCCGGACGACAAGGAGACGTACGCCTACGAACGGGCCGTCCCGCGCGACTACCTGCGCGAGCACGGCGACCGCACCACGGAGCAGACCGTCGAGCTGCTCGCGGAGAACCTCGCCGACTATCGCGCGCTCGTGCACCACTGCACGGACGAGGAGCTGCCCGAGCTGCTCACCCGCCTGCTCGCGGCACGCGACGCGCGGACCGTGCTCGCGCCGCCCGGCCTGCCGCCGCACTGGCTCGCGGCCACCGACGCGACCAGCGTCCCCGACCGCGCCACGAGCACCCCGCACGAGCTCGACGACGTCGACAGCGTCGTCACCGGCTGCGCGGTCGCCGTCGCCGAGACCGGCACGATCGTCCTGGACGGCGGCCCCGACCAGGGCCGCCGGCGCATCACGCTCGTCCCCGATCACCACATCTGTGTCGTACGCGCCCCTGACCAGGTGGTCTCCTCGGTCCCGCAGGCACTCGAACGGCTCGATCCCGCCCGCCCGCTGACCTGGATCTCGGGACCGTCCGCCACCAGCGACATCGAACTGGACCGGGTGGAGGGCGTGCACGGCCCGCGCACCCTGGAGGTGGTGCTGGTGAGCGGAGTCTGA
- a CDS encoding lactate utilization protein B — MSGTFVGMPAFPTAAREAVGNKTLRANLRHATHTIRDKRARAVAELDDWAQLREAGKRIKDETLRHLDRHLVRLEESVTAAGGTVHWAADADEANRIVTALVKATGESEVVKVKSMATQEIGLNEVLEAAGIHAYETDLAELIVQLGKDRPSHILVPAIHRNRGEIREIFAREMSEWGRPAPDGLTDTPAELAEAARLHLREKFLRAKVGVSGANFMVAETGTLVVVESEGNGRMCLTLPETLISVVGIEKIVPTWRDLEVFLQTLPRSSTAERMNPYTSMWTGTAEEDGPSTFHLVLLDNGRSDTLADEVGRQALRCIRCSACLNVCPVYERAGGHAYGSVYPGPIGAILSPQLRGTQSEIDASLPYASSLCGACYEVCPVAIDIPEVLVHLRERVVQGGEVTRNGTRATLRPAKGHAAERAAMRAAGWAFGRPGALRAGQRLASGTRRLHPRTLPGPGQAWSATRDLPKVPAEPFRDWWRRTNGGRAEEGGKK; from the coding sequence ATGAGCGGCACGTTCGTCGGCATGCCCGCCTTCCCCACGGCGGCCCGCGAGGCGGTGGGCAACAAGACCCTGCGCGCCAATCTGCGGCACGCCACGCACACCATCCGCGACAAACGGGCCCGCGCCGTCGCCGAGTTGGACGACTGGGCGCAGCTCCGCGAGGCGGGCAAGCGGATCAAGGACGAGACGCTGCGCCATCTCGACCGCCATCTGGTCCGGTTGGAGGAGTCGGTCACGGCGGCGGGCGGCACCGTGCACTGGGCGGCGGACGCCGACGAGGCGAACCGCATCGTGACCGCGCTGGTCAAGGCAACCGGCGAGAGTGAGGTCGTCAAGGTCAAGTCGATGGCCACGCAGGAGATCGGCCTGAACGAAGTGCTGGAGGCCGCGGGCATTCACGCGTACGAGACCGACCTCGCAGAACTCATCGTGCAGTTGGGCAAGGACCGTCCCTCGCACATCCTGGTACCCGCCATCCACCGCAACCGCGGTGAGATCCGCGAGATCTTCGCGCGCGAGATGAGCGAGTGGGGCCGGCCCGCCCCCGACGGCCTCACCGACACGCCCGCCGAGCTTGCCGAGGCCGCCCGTCTCCACCTCCGGGAGAAGTTTCTGCGCGCCAAGGTCGGTGTCTCCGGGGCGAACTTCATGGTCGCGGAGACGGGCACCCTGGTCGTCGTCGAATCGGAGGGCAACGGCCGTATGTGCCTGACGCTCCCCGAGACGCTGATCTCGGTCGTCGGCATCGAGAAGATCGTGCCGACCTGGCGGGACCTGGAGGTCTTTCTCCAGACGCTCCCCCGTTCCTCGACGGCCGAGCGGATGAACCCGTACACATCAATGTGGACCGGCACGGCCGAGGAGGACGGGCCGAGCACCTTCCACCTCGTGCTCCTCGACAACGGCCGCAGCGACACGCTCGCCGACGAGGTGGGCCGCCAGGCCCTGCGCTGCATCCGCTGCTCGGCCTGCCTGAACGTCTGCCCCGTGTACGAACGGGCCGGGGGCCACGCGTACGGCTCGGTCTACCCCGGCCCCATCGGGGCGATCCTCAGTCCCCAACTCCGCGGCACCCAGAGCGAGATCGACGCCTCGCTCCCGTACGCGTCGTCGCTCTGCGGCGCCTGCTACGAGGTGTGCCCGGTGGCCATCGACATCCCCGAAGTCCTCGTCCATCTGCGGGAGCGGGTGGTTCAGGGCGGCGAAGTGACGCGGAACGGCACGAGGGCGACGCTGCGGCCCGCGAAGGGGCACGCCGCGGAGCGGGCGGCGATGCGCGCGGCGGGCTGGGCGTTCGGCCGCCCGGGGGCGCTGCGGGCCGGACAGCGGCTGGCGTCCGGGACCCGGCGGCTCCATCCGCGCACGCTTCCCGGACCGGGGCAGGCCTGGAGTGCGACGCGGGATCTGCCGAAGGTGCCCGCCGAGCCGTTCCGTGACTGGTGGCGGCGTACGAATGGCGGACGGGCCGAGGAGGGCGGCAAGAAGTGA
- a CDS encoding (Fe-S)-binding protein, with the protein MRVALFLTCVNDTLYPDTGRAVVKLLTRLGVDVDFPMAQTCCGQAHYNTGYRHQAEPLARHFSDVFGSEEYDAVVTPSGSCGAMVRELYPRMGERARAEGRGEGLATTLAPVVPKTYELTEFLVDVLGVTDVGAYYPHAVTYHPTCHGLRSLGLGDRPTRLLQAVKGLELIELPGADECCGFGGTFAMKNSDVSAAMGTDKVRNAESTGADALCAADNSCLMHIGGTMSRLRSGLRPVHIAEILASTEEEPLV; encoded by the coding sequence ATGCGTGTCGCTCTGTTCCTGACCTGTGTCAACGACACGCTCTATCCCGACACGGGCCGCGCTGTGGTGAAACTGCTGACCAGGCTGGGAGTTGACGTCGACTTCCCGATGGCGCAGACCTGCTGCGGGCAGGCGCACTACAACACGGGTTACCGGCACCAGGCAGAGCCGCTCGCCCGTCATTTCTCCGATGTTTTCGGCTCGGAGGAGTACGACGCGGTCGTGACGCCGTCCGGTTCGTGCGGTGCGATGGTCCGCGAGCTGTACCCCCGTATGGGAGAACGGGCCCGTGCCGAGGGCCGCGGCGAGGGCCTGGCGACGACGTTGGCGCCCGTGGTGCCCAAGACGTACGAACTGACCGAGTTCCTGGTGGACGTCCTCGGTGTGACGGACGTCGGGGCGTACTACCCGCACGCGGTGACGTACCACCCGACCTGTCACGGTCTGCGCAGTCTCGGCCTCGGCGACCGCCCCACCCGGCTGCTCCAGGCGGTCAAGGGCCTGGAGCTGATCGAGCTCCCGGGCGCGGACGAGTGCTGCGGTTTCGGCGGCACTTTCGCGATGAAGAACTCCGATGTCTCGGCCGCGATGGGCACGGACAAGGTACGCAACGCCGAGTCGACGGGCGCCGACGCCCTGTGCGCGGCGGACAACTCCTGTCTGATGCACATCGGGGGCACGATGTCCCGCCTCAGGAGCGGCCTGCGCCCGGTCCACATCGCGGAGATCCTTGCGAGCACGGAAGAGGAGCCCCTCGTATGA
- a CDS encoding rhamnulokinase family protein, whose amino-acid sequence MPNLNLNPQPGQHRTPRSPHRFAAIDLGASSGRVMVAEAGPDTLTLQEAHRFPNRPVRTAGTLHWDVLSLYAGIIDGLRAAGSGSGSATPLTSIGIDGWAVDYGLLDADGVLLGNPVHYRDSRTEGIAAKAWATVPPIDLYATTGIQYAPFNTLYQLIAAQESAQLASARHLLLIPDLLTYWLTGELGTELTNASTTQLVDPGTGDWSHEVATLLGVDLGLFPPLRQPGAPAGHLLPQVLDDTGLASPVPVTTVASHDTASAVAAVPATTDDFAYICTGTWSLAGLELPAPIRTEESREANFTNELGIDGTVRYLRNIMGLWLLQECQRTWETTSTTSTASGTGSLEALLREAARSPALRSLVDAADPAFLPPDNMPHRIAQACEATGQPAPRTPAETTRCILDSLALAHRRAIEDAQRLADRTVDVIHIVGGGARNALLCQLTADACGLPVVAGPAEAAALGNVLVQARAQGLLRDRHEMRALLARTQQLTRYEPTGDTASHAAWDEASRRVPAA is encoded by the coding sequence ATGCCCAACCTCAACCTCAACCCCCAACCCGGCCAGCACCGCACCCCCCGCTCACCACACCGCTTCGCCGCCATCGACCTGGGTGCCTCCAGCGGACGCGTCATGGTGGCCGAGGCAGGACCCGACACCCTCACCCTCCAAGAGGCACACCGCTTCCCCAACCGCCCCGTCCGCACCGCCGGCACCCTGCACTGGGACGTCCTGTCGCTGTACGCCGGGATCATCGACGGCCTCCGCGCCGCAGGCTCCGGCTCCGGCTCCGCCACCCCCCTCACCTCCATCGGCATCGACGGCTGGGCAGTCGACTACGGCCTCCTCGACGCGGACGGCGTCCTCCTCGGCAACCCGGTGCACTACCGGGACTCCCGCACCGAAGGCATCGCCGCCAAAGCGTGGGCGACCGTCCCTCCCATCGACCTCTACGCCACGACAGGCATCCAGTACGCCCCCTTCAACACCCTGTACCAACTGATCGCCGCCCAGGAGTCCGCCCAACTGGCATCCGCAAGGCACCTGTTGCTGATTCCTGACCTCCTGACGTACTGGCTGACAGGCGAACTCGGCACGGAGCTGACCAACGCCTCCACCACCCAGTTGGTGGACCCCGGAACAGGCGACTGGTCCCACGAAGTGGCGACGCTCCTCGGCGTCGACCTGGGGCTGTTCCCTCCCCTGCGGCAGCCTGGCGCCCCGGCAGGCCACCTGCTCCCCCAGGTCCTCGACGACACCGGCCTCGCCTCGCCCGTCCCCGTGACGACGGTCGCCTCGCACGACACCGCGTCAGCCGTCGCCGCCGTCCCCGCCACGACCGACGACTTCGCCTACATCTGCACCGGCACCTGGTCACTGGCGGGCCTGGAGCTGCCCGCCCCCATCCGCACGGAGGAGAGCCGCGAAGCCAACTTCACCAATGAGCTGGGCATAGACGGCACGGTCCGCTACCTGCGGAACATCATGGGCCTGTGGCTCCTCCAGGAATGCCAACGCACCTGGGAAACCACCTCAACCACCAGCACAGCCAGCGGCACCGGAAGCCTCGAAGCCCTCCTCCGTGAAGCGGCCCGCTCCCCCGCACTCCGCTCCCTCGTCGACGCGGCAGACCCCGCCTTCCTGCCCCCCGACAACATGCCGCACCGCATCGCCCAGGCCTGCGAGGCCACCGGCCAGCCCGCCCCCCGTACCCCCGCGGAGACGACACGCTGCATCCTCGACTCCCTGGCCCTGGCGCACCGCCGGGCCATCGAGGACGCCCAGCGTCTCGCGGACCGGACCGTGGACGTGATCCACATAGTCGGCGGCGGCGCCCGCAACGCGCTGCTGTGCCAACTGACCGCGGACGCCTGCGGGCTGCCCGTGGTGGCGGGGCCCGCGGAGGCGGCCGCGCTGGGCAACGTACTCGTGCAGGCTAGAGCGCAGGGGCTCCTGCGGGACCGCCACGAGATGCGCGCTCTGCTGGCCCGCACCCAGCAGCTGACGCGGTACGAGCCGACCGGCGACACGGCGAGCCACGCGGCGTGGGACGAGGCGTCGCGACGCGTCCCGGCAGCATGA
- a CDS encoding bifunctional aldolase/short-chain dehydrogenase, whose amino-acid sequence MTQHAQHAQHARVGELLDRAHRLGADPRNTNYAGGNASAKGTAPDPVTGADTDLMWVKGSGGDLGTLTEEGLAVLRLDRLHALKEVYGGPDREDEMVGAFDYCLHGKGGAAPSIDTAMHALVDAPHVDHLHPDSGIALACAADGEKLTAECFGPTVAWVPWRRPGFQLGLDIAAVQAANPEAVGCVLGGHGITAWGATADECERNSLHIIRTAEAFLAERGKPAPFGPALDGYAPLSTAARHRRAAELAPRIRSLASQDHPQVGHFTDTDTVLDFLAATEHPRLAALGTSCPDHFLRTKIRPLVLDLPPTTPLHETVTRLKELHTAYREEYAAYYTRHADPASPAMRGADPAIVLVPGVGMFSFGKDKQTARVAGEFYVNAINVMHGAEAVSTYAPIDESEKFRIEYWPLEEAKLQRLPRPKPLATRVALVTGAGSGIGKAIAHRLVAEGACVAVADLDAESAAAVAEELGGPDKAMAIPMDVTSEEQITSAFAATALAFGGVDLVVNNAGISISKPLLDTTARDWDLQHDIMARGSFLVSREAARIMRDQALGGDIIYITSKNAVFAGPNNIAYSATKADQAHQVRLLAAELGEHGIRVNGINPDGVVRGSGIFAGGWGAQRAATYGIEEENLGEFYAQRTLLKREVLPEHVANAVFALTAGDLTHTTGLHIPVDAGVAGAFLR is encoded by the coding sequence ATGACACAGCACGCGCAGCATGCACAGCACGCACGGGTCGGGGAACTTCTCGACCGCGCCCACCGGTTGGGCGCCGACCCGCGCAACACGAATTACGCGGGCGGCAACGCGTCGGCGAAGGGCACGGCCCCCGATCCGGTCACGGGCGCGGACACCGACCTGATGTGGGTCAAGGGCTCGGGCGGCGATCTGGGCACCCTCACCGAGGAGGGCCTGGCTGTCCTGCGCCTGGACCGCCTCCACGCGCTCAAGGAGGTGTACGGCGGTCCGGACCGTGAGGACGAGATGGTCGGCGCCTTCGACTACTGCCTGCACGGCAAGGGCGGCGCGGCGCCGTCCATCGACACCGCGATGCACGCCTTGGTGGACGCGCCGCACGTGGACCATCTGCACCCGGACTCGGGCATCGCCCTGGCCTGCGCCGCGGACGGCGAGAAGCTGACGGCCGAGTGCTTCGGCCCCACGGTGGCCTGGGTGCCGTGGCGCCGACCCGGTTTCCAGCTCGGCCTGGACATCGCAGCCGTACAGGCGGCCAACCCCGAAGCCGTCGGCTGCGTTCTGGGCGGTCACGGCATCACGGCCTGGGGTGCCACGGCCGACGAGTGCGAGCGCAACTCGCTGCACATCATCCGCACGGCGGAGGCGTTCCTCGCCGAACGGGGAAAACCGGCCCCGTTCGGCCCGGCACTGGACGGGTACGCCCCCCTCTCCACCGCCGCACGCCACCGACGTGCGGCCGAACTGGCCCCGCGCATCCGCTCACTGGCCTCGCAGGACCACCCCCAGGTCGGCCACTTCACCGACACGGACACGGTCCTCGACTTCCTGGCCGCCACGGAACACCCGCGCCTGGCGGCCCTGGGCACCTCCTGCCCCGACCACTTCCTCCGCACGAAGATCAGGCCCCTGGTCCTGGACCTGCCGCCCACCACACCCCTCCACGAGACCGTCACCCGCCTCAAGGAACTGCACACCGCATACCGAGAGGAGTACGCGGCGTACTACACCCGCCACGCCGACCCGGCCTCACCCGCGATGCGCGGCGCCGACCCTGCGATCGTCCTCGTCCCGGGCGTAGGAATGTTCTCCTTCGGCAAGGACAAGCAGACGGCCCGCGTGGCGGGCGAGTTCTATGTGAACGCGATCAACGTCATGCACGGCGCCGAGGCCGTCTCCACCTACGCGCCGATCGATGAGTCGGAGAAATTCCGCATCGAGTACTGGCCACTGGAGGAGGCCAAGCTTCAACGCCTGCCTCGCCCCAAGCCCCTGGCCACCCGCGTCGCCCTCGTGACCGGCGCGGGCAGCGGCATCGGAAAGGCGATCGCGCACCGCCTGGTCGCGGAGGGCGCGTGCGTGGCGGTGGCGGACCTCGACGCGGAAAGCGCCGCAGCCGTCGCGGAAGAGCTGGGCGGCCCCGACAAAGCCATGGCCATCCCCATGGACGTCACCTCCGAGGAGCAGATCACGAGCGCATTCGCCGCCACGGCCCTCGCCTTCGGCGGAGTCGACCTGGTGGTGAACAACGCGGGCATCTCCATCTCCAAGCCCCTGCTCGACACCACGGCCCGAGACTGGGACCTGCAGCACGACATCATGGCCCGCGGCTCCTTCCTCGTCTCCCGCGAGGCGGCCCGCATCATGCGCGACCAGGCGCTGGGCGGCGACATCATCTACATCACGTCCAAGAACGCGGTGTTCGCGGGCCCGAACAACATCGCGTACTCCGCCACCAAGGCAGACCAGGCCCACCAAGTCCGCCTCCTCGCAGCCGAGTTGGGCGAACACGGCATCCGCGTGAACGGCATCAACCCGGACGGCGTGGTCCGCGGCTCGGGAATCTTCGCTGGCGGCTGGGGCGCGCAGCGCGCGGCGACGTACGGGATCGAGGAGGAGAACCTGGGCGAGTTCTACGCCCAACGAACCCTGCTCAAGCGAGAGGTACTCCCCGAACACGTGGCAAACGCGGTCTTCGCTCTCACAGCAGGCGACCTGACCCACACGACGGGCCTGCACATACCCGTGGACGCGGGCGTCGCGGGGGCGTTCCTCAGGTAA
- the rhaI gene encoding L-rhamnose isomerase has translation MTAGTSKEAVKAALTTQALETPSWAYGNSGTRFKVFAQPGVPRTTREKLDDAARVHAHTGVAPRVALHIPWDKVDDYAALAEYAAERGVTLGAINANVFQDDDYKLGSVTNPDPTVRRKALDHLLECVDIMDATGSRDLKLWFSDGTNYPGQDDLRARQDRLSEALRTTYDRLGDDQRMLIEYKLFEPAFYATDIPDWGTAYAHCLKLGPKAQVVVDTGHHAPGTNIEFIVATLLREGRLGGFDFNSRFYADDDLMAGAADPFQLFRIMYEVVRGGGLNSDIAFMLDQCHNIEAKIPAIIRSVMNVQEATAKALLVDADALAEAQRTGDVLAANAAMMDAFNTDVRPLLAEVREESGLDPDPMRAYQQSGWQEQIVKDRVGGEQAGWGA, from the coding sequence ATGACCGCCGGAACCAGCAAGGAAGCCGTGAAAGCGGCACTCACCACCCAGGCCCTGGAGACCCCTTCCTGGGCGTACGGCAACTCCGGTACGCGCTTCAAGGTCTTCGCGCAGCCAGGCGTCCCCCGCACGACCCGGGAGAAGCTGGACGACGCCGCCCGGGTGCACGCCCACACCGGTGTGGCGCCCCGGGTGGCCCTGCACATCCCCTGGGACAAGGTCGACGACTACGCGGCCCTGGCGGAGTACGCCGCCGAGCGCGGCGTGACGCTCGGCGCGATCAACGCCAATGTCTTCCAGGACGACGACTACAAACTCGGCTCGGTCACCAATCCGGACCCGACGGTCCGGCGCAAGGCGCTCGACCACCTGCTGGAGTGCGTGGACATCATGGACGCGACGGGTTCGCGCGACCTGAAGCTGTGGTTCTCCGACGGCACCAACTACCCCGGGCAGGACGATCTCCGCGCCCGCCAGGACCGCCTTTCGGAGGCCCTGCGGACCACCTACGACCGTCTCGGTGACGACCAGCGCATGCTCATCGAGTACAAGCTCTTCGAGCCCGCCTTCTACGCGACGGACATCCCGGACTGGGGCACCGCCTACGCGCACTGCCTGAAGCTCGGGCCGAAGGCGCAGGTCGTCGTCGACACGGGTCACCACGCGCCCGGCACCAACATCGAGTTCATCGTCGCGACCCTCCTGCGCGAGGGCCGCCTGGGCGGTTTCGACTTCAACTCGCGTTTCTACGCGGACGACGACCTGATGGCGGGTGCCGCGGACCCCTTCCAGCTCTTCCGGATCATGTACGAGGTCGTCCGGGGCGGCGGCCTGAACTCGGACATCGCGTTCATGCTCGACCAGTGCCACAACATCGAGGCGAAGATCCCGGCGATCATCCGCTCGGTGATGAACGTGCAGGAGGCCACGGCGAAGGCCCTCCTCGTCGACGCGGACGCCCTGGCGGAGGCCCAGCGGACCGGCGATGTGCTGGCCGCCAACGCGGCGATGATGGACGCGTTCAACACCGACGTCCGGCCCCTGCTGGCAGAAGTCAGGGAGGAGTCGGGGCTCGACCCTGATCCCATGAGGGCCTATCAGCAGTCAGGCTGGCAGGAGCAGATCGTCAAGGACCGCGTGGGCGGCGAGCAGGCCGGATGGGGGGCATGA